One genomic region from Muriicola soli encodes:
- the gcvH gene encoding glycine cleavage system protein GcvH, which produces MNIPSELKYTKDHEWVRIEGDTATVGITDFAQGELGDIVYVEVETLDETLEKEEVFGTVEAVKTVSDLFLPLSGEIIAFNESLEDEPEKVNSDPYGEGWMIKIKFSDKAELEELMSDVAYKELVGA; this is translated from the coding sequence ATGAACATTCCATCCGAGTTAAAATATACCAAAGACCATGAATGGGTCAGAATTGAGGGCGATACCGCCACTGTTGGGATCACCGATTTTGCCCAGGGAGAGTTGGGAGATATCGTCTACGTGGAAGTAGAGACGCTTGACGAAACCCTCGAAAAAGAAGAGGTTTTTGGCACCGTGGAGGCTGTTAAAACGGTATCCGACCTTTTTCTTCCCTTAAGTGGAGAGATCATTGCTTTTAATGAATCCCTTGAGGATGAGCCTGAAAAAGTGAATTCCGATCCTTACGGCGAAGGGTGGATGATCAAAATTAAATTCAGCGATAAAGCTGAATTAGAAGAATTAATGAGTGATGTTGCCTATAAGGAACTCGTAGGTGCTTAA
- the cyoE gene encoding heme o synthase — translation MKSAVGTLNTYSWTLIFSDFKEITKARLALSVVFSSIAGYFLGAYQIEWTSVLMLAIGGYCMVGASNAYNQVIEKDLDALMSRTANRPVPSGRMSSATALTIAVIMTLLGIGILYLLNPKTAMFGAIAIFLYTSVYTPLKTVTPLSVFVGAIPGAIPFMLGWVAATNDFGIEPGTLFMIQFFWQFPHFWALAWMLDEDYKKAGFKMLPTGKKDKGTVVQIIMYTVWMIIISVIPVLGITGRLQLSLAGGIIIFLMGMAMLVFAMLLFEKRNNATARKLMLASVIYISLMQVVYVADKYISQIWI, via the coding sequence ATGAAGTCGGCGGTCGGCACCTTAAATACATATTCCTGGACATTGATATTTTCTGACTTTAAAGAGATCACCAAAGCAAGGCTCGCCCTCAGTGTGGTGTTTTCCTCAATTGCCGGATATTTTTTGGGTGCCTATCAAATTGAATGGACTTCAGTTTTAATGCTGGCAATCGGGGGATACTGTATGGTAGGGGCGTCCAATGCCTATAATCAGGTGATAGAGAAAGATCTGGATGCCCTGATGTCCAGGACGGCTAACCGACCTGTTCCTTCCGGGAGAATGTCTTCCGCAACTGCGCTAACCATAGCAGTGATTATGACCCTTTTGGGAATTGGCATTCTCTACCTTCTGAATCCCAAAACAGCCATGTTCGGGGCCATTGCCATCTTTTTATATACAAGTGTTTATACTCCATTGAAAACCGTTACCCCTCTATCTGTTTTTGTTGGCGCCATTCCGGGTGCTATTCCTTTTATGTTGGGATGGGTTGCGGCTACAAATGATTTCGGAATAGAACCGGGCACCCTTTTTATGATTCAGTTTTTCTGGCAATTCCCTCATTTCTGGGCTTTGGCCTGGATGCTCGATGAGGACTATAAAAAGGCAGGCTTTAAAATGTTGCCCACCGGGAAAAAAGATAAAGGTACCGTTGTACAGATTATTATGTATACGGTCTGGATGATTATCATTTCTGTAATACCGGTTCTTGGAATTACAGGCCGCCTTCAGCTTTCTCTTGCCGGAGGAATTATCATCTTTTTAATGGGCATGGCCATGCTGGTTTTTGCCATGTTGCTATTTGAAAAAAGAAACAATGCTACTGCCAGAAAACTGATGCTGGCAAGTGTAATCTACATCAGCCTAATGCAGGTAGTTTACGTGGCAGATAAATATATTTCGCAAATATGGATTTAA
- the sprA gene encoding cell surface protein SprA, giving the protein MKTGAKTLLKSSFKLFFLSFIFFWTGLTWSQETEEQVTDSVQTGVALGKIKMPNPDSIVSKYIYDPQLDRYIYTETVGEYNINYPVILTPEQYLELIRKESIKSYFKDKIDAFSGKKEGSEEARRNLLPNFYVNSNFFESVFGGNTIEVIPQGSVAMDLGVIWQKNDNPALSPRNRTNLSFDFDQRISLSMLGKVGERLQVTANYDTEATFDFQNLVKLDYTPTEDDIIQKIEVGNVNMPLNSSLVTGAQSLFGVKTQLQFGKTTVTAVFSEQRSQNNTVVAQGGGTINDFELTALDYDEDRHFFLAQYFRDQYDEALSNYPFIRSQVQITRLEVWVTNRSQQTLNVRNVVALQDLGEALEEKTRIGQANGDPAGFFNISATNPELPRNGANDFDPALIGNGGALTTEIRDIATVDNGFNITGGYQINQGFDYAILENARKLEITRDYQFNSQLGYISLNQRLSNDEVLAVAFQYTFNGEVFQVGEFANGGLDATTVAGGVTPEITNNTLVLKLLKSNITNVNDPIWDLMMKNIYATGAFQLSEEDFKLNILYSDPTPRNYITPVDPNAGWPSVPKPLEDRILLDVFNLDRLNVYRDVQPGGDGFFDFVPGITVNTQGGQIIFTKVEPFGEYLFDLLGGGTYEVDNDQGYNVNQQKYVFRNMYANTKAASLQDAEKNRFRLKGRYKSEGSNGIPIGAFNVPRGSVRVTAGGRQLQEGIDYTVNYQAGTVQILDPSLQASNTPINISVENNAVFGQQTRRFTGVNIEHQFNENFVLGGTLLNLNERPLTQKSNYGIEPVNNTIFGLNGNFSTEVPFLTRLANKLPNIDTDVPSNISLRGEVAYLIPNSPKNADFRGETTTYLDDFEGAQALIDIRSSLGWSLASTPLEFLDEGESDLEVGYERAKMAWYTIDPIFFTNQRPTGISDNDLSTNETRRVFIDEVFPQIDIAQGQTTVQNTLDIAYYPSQKGPYNANPDFGSELPTEKWGGIMRSLSSTNFEQSNVEFVQFWVMDPYVDGIATGTGELVINLGNISEDILADGRKQYENGLPGVDSNDLTTNTIWGRVPATQSLVYAFDADETNRGLQDLGFDGLPDNEEAAQGYNGPAEDPALDNYQYYLNREGNILERYFDFNNVDGNSPVTVTNTNRGSTTLPDVEDIDRDLTMNTINSYYEYRIQIKPNTTVNDLYVTDIKEGVTPDLPNGTQLNRRWIQYKIPLSDFTDAIGGISDFRSISFMRMYLTGFTDNVVLRFATLDLVRGDWRNYTKSLEADNDDPSDDATVVDVNTVNIEENNSRIPIPYVLPPGVIREQLNNNNTIIRQNEQSLSFLIENLEPEDSRGVFKNVNIDVRQYERLKMFMHAEKLLNSDYLDDDVPLVGFLRIGTDFSENYYQIEVPLQFTSFGASAAEDIWPAVNELDIALDDLKRVKSQGISDQTLSDVTYYEIVNGEITIVPEFAPRTLGQIRIGIRGNPSLGSIRSMMVGVKNIDNTPARGEVWFNELRLAGLDNQGGWAAIAAFDGNMADFANVSATGSKSTSGFGAIDQMPNERAREDAISYDVVTNVELGQLLPQKWNLQIPFNYGISEQLITPEFDPVYDDLKLEDRIATAGTAQEADEIREQAEDYTKRTSINFIGVRKNRGEDADANFYDVENFTFNYSYNETEHRDFEVASLRDQNVRAGFVYNHNFKPVSVAPFAKKDSLFTGDYWKWLKDLNFNLLPTSISLQSDINRQFNQQRFRDVLEPGVERLELPLLQQRNYLFNWQYALNYSITKSLRLNLTSSNNNIVRNYFEEEGNPNSLINQELNVWDGFFDIGEPNRHAQQMQLNYELPLNKIPVLDFINAQYTYTSNFDWQRGGDAIREVTGEDINTIQNANTHNLTATFNMQRFYDQVGLKKVTGKGTVSPVRRDKAGNLPTGAEANAPKKTSGLWNTAVDIITMVKRLNVNYNENNGQVLPGYTQSIGFIGTTRPTLGFVFGSQADVRFEAARNGWLTVFPEFNQQFIKRTNKQLNLTATAQPVQDLTIDLVADRQFSSSLQENFKVEDGEYIVQTPNTFGNFSISTMMLGTFFSKSDEFTSDNFETFKENRIVIANRILSDRGGADEGVDGNGFPIRYGNTSQDVLLPAFFAAYTGQDVNRVNLDAFRDIPIPNWNIKYTGLMRNKWFKKKFKRFSLSHGYRAAYSINNFQTNLERQNGQIDPENQDLLPENIINNVVLTDQFNPLMRVDFEMKNSMSVVAEVRADRTLSLSFDNNLLTEINGKEYTIGLGYRFKDVTFVTNIGGEKQRLKGDLNLKADVSLRDNITIIRNLDLDNNQITSGQNLLSVKFTADYALSKSLNALFFYDHSFSQFAVSTAFPQTTINTGFTLRYNFGN; this is encoded by the coding sequence TTGAAAACAGGGGCAAAAACGTTACTTAAATCTTCATTTAAGCTATTTTTCCTATCCTTCATTTTCTTTTGGACCGGACTTACCTGGTCTCAGGAAACGGAAGAACAAGTCACCGACTCTGTTCAGACCGGGGTGGCCCTTGGTAAAATTAAGATGCCCAACCCAGACAGCATTGTTTCCAAGTACATCTACGATCCGCAACTAGACAGATATATTTACACTGAAACCGTCGGGGAATACAATATCAATTATCCGGTAATTCTTACCCCCGAACAGTATCTCGAATTGATTCGAAAAGAGAGTATCAAATCCTATTTCAAGGATAAGATAGATGCGTTTTCCGGGAAGAAGGAAGGGAGCGAAGAGGCACGGCGGAATTTGCTCCCGAACTTCTATGTCAATAGCAATTTCTTCGAATCGGTTTTTGGGGGTAATACCATCGAAGTTATTCCTCAGGGATCCGTGGCCATGGATCTTGGAGTCATCTGGCAAAAGAATGACAATCCTGCCCTCTCGCCCAGGAACAGGACTAACCTATCCTTCGATTTCGATCAGCGCATCAGCCTGAGCATGTTGGGAAAAGTAGGGGAAAGGCTACAGGTCACGGCAAATTACGATACGGAAGCGACCTTTGATTTTCAGAATTTGGTAAAGCTCGATTATACGCCAACCGAAGATGATATCATCCAGAAAATTGAAGTTGGTAATGTCAATATGCCCCTGAACAGCTCCCTGGTAACCGGTGCACAAAGCCTTTTTGGGGTTAAAACCCAGCTGCAGTTTGGTAAAACTACGGTTACGGCTGTTTTTTCCGAACAACGATCACAAAATAATACCGTAGTTGCACAGGGTGGGGGAACGATTAACGATTTTGAACTCACTGCCCTCGACTACGACGAGGACCGGCACTTCTTTCTGGCCCAGTATTTCAGGGATCAGTATGATGAAGCCCTGTCCAATTACCCCTTTATTCGTAGTCAGGTGCAGATTACCCGACTTGAAGTATGGGTCACCAACCGCAGTCAGCAAACGCTCAATGTGAGAAACGTTGTCGCTCTGCAGGATCTGGGAGAAGCTTTGGAGGAGAAAACAAGAATTGGACAAGCCAATGGTGATCCTGCAGGATTTTTTAATATTTCAGCAACAAACCCTGAATTACCCAGGAACGGGGCAAATGACTTTGATCCGGCTTTGATCGGCAACGGCGGGGCCTTAACCACAGAAATCAGGGATATCGCCACCGTGGACAACGGATTTAATATTACAGGGGGTTACCAAATCAATCAGGGATTTGATTACGCCATCCTTGAGAATGCCAGGAAATTAGAAATTACACGTGACTATCAGTTCAACTCGCAGCTCGGATATATTTCCCTGAATCAACGTTTGAGCAATGACGAAGTTCTCGCCGTGGCCTTTCAATATACTTTTAATGGGGAGGTTTTTCAGGTAGGGGAATTTGCCAATGGCGGGTTGGATGCAACAACCGTGGCTGGTGGAGTAACCCCGGAAATCACAAACAACACCCTGGTTTTAAAATTATTAAAAAGTAACATCACCAATGTCAACGATCCTATTTGGGATCTGATGATGAAAAACATCTATGCCACTGGGGCTTTTCAGCTAAGTGAAGAAGATTTTAAACTGAATATTCTGTATTCTGACCCTACCCCCAGAAATTATATCACTCCCGTAGATCCCAATGCCGGATGGCCTTCAGTCCCGAAGCCACTTGAGGATAGGATACTTCTGGATGTATTTAACCTGGACCGACTTAACGTATACAGGGATGTGCAGCCCGGAGGTGACGGCTTCTTTGATTTTGTTCCCGGGATTACGGTCAATACCCAGGGCGGACAGATCATTTTTACAAAAGTTGAACCCTTTGGGGAATACCTTTTTGACCTCCTCGGCGGAGGAACATACGAGGTGGATAATGATCAGGGATACAACGTGAATCAACAGAAGTATGTCTTCAGGAATATGTATGCCAATACAAAGGCAGCATCTCTGCAGGATGCAGAGAAAAACAGATTCAGGCTTAAAGGGCGTTATAAATCAGAGGGCAGTAATGGTATCCCGATTGGAGCATTCAACGTTCCCAGAGGATCCGTACGTGTCACTGCAGGAGGGAGACAATTGCAGGAAGGAATCGACTATACCGTAAACTACCAGGCAGGAACCGTTCAAATACTTGATCCTAGCTTGCAGGCCTCCAACACGCCTATCAATATTTCTGTAGAGAACAATGCGGTTTTCGGACAGCAAACCCGAAGATTCACAGGCGTAAATATAGAACACCAGTTCAATGAGAATTTTGTGCTCGGGGGAACTTTACTCAACTTAAACGAGCGCCCGCTGACGCAAAAATCGAATTACGGGATAGAACCGGTAAACAATACCATCTTCGGCCTCAATGGTAACTTCTCAACCGAGGTTCCTTTTCTCACCAGACTGGCTAATAAGTTACCCAATATCGATACGGATGTGCCCTCGAATATTTCACTTAGGGGAGAAGTGGCCTATCTTATCCCAAATTCACCAAAGAACGCCGATTTCCGCGGAGAGACTACCACATATCTGGACGATTTTGAAGGTGCTCAGGCACTGATAGACATTCGTTCCTCTTTGGGCTGGTCCCTGGCAAGTACGCCTCTTGAGTTCCTGGATGAAGGAGAGTCAGATCTCGAAGTAGGATACGAACGTGCTAAAATGGCCTGGTATACCATTGACCCGATCTTCTTCACGAATCAGAGACCTACGGGGATATCAGATAATGACTTATCTACCAATGAAACTCGAAGGGTATTTATTGACGAGGTTTTCCCTCAGATTGATATTGCCCAGGGACAGACCACAGTTCAGAACACTCTCGATATTGCCTATTATCCTTCTCAAAAAGGACCCTATAATGCAAATCCTGATTTTGGCTCCGAACTGCCTACCGAAAAATGGGGTGGAATCATGCGTTCCCTGAGTAGTACAAATTTTGAACAGTCGAATGTCGAATTCGTACAATTCTGGGTGATGGATCCCTATGTAGACGGTATAGCCACTGGCACCGGCGAACTTGTGATCAACCTTGGAAACATATCTGAAGACATTCTTGCGGATGGCAGGAAGCAGTACGAGAATGGCCTTCCCGGAGTAGACAGCAACGACCTTACCACCAACACGATCTGGGGAAGGGTTCCGGCTACCCAATCACTGGTCTACGCATTTGATGCCGATGAAACGAACAGGGGATTACAGGATCTTGGATTTGACGGTTTACCCGATAATGAAGAGGCTGCACAGGGCTATAATGGTCCGGCAGAGGATCCCGCTTTAGACAACTATCAATATTACCTCAACCGGGAGGGAAATATCCTGGAGCGTTATTTCGACTTTAATAACGTAGATGGAAATTCGCCTGTAACCGTTACCAATACCAACCGAGGGTCAACAACGCTCCCGGATGTGGAAGACATAGATCGCGACCTGACGATGAACACGATCAACAGTTATTATGAATACCGCATTCAGATAAAACCCAATACCACGGTGAACGATCTCTACGTAACCGATATCAAAGAAGGAGTTACTCCGGACCTGCCCAATGGTACTCAATTAAATCGGAGGTGGATACAGTATAAGATCCCATTAAGCGATTTTACCGACGCCATAGGCGGGATCTCTGATTTCAGGTCCATCAGTTTTATGCGGATGTACCTCACAGGCTTCACGGATAATGTAGTGCTCAGGTTTGCTACTCTGGATCTGGTTCGGGGTGATTGGCGGAACTATACCAAAAGTCTTGAGGCTGATAATGACGACCCCTCTGATGACGCGACAGTTGTTGATGTAAATACGGTAAACATAGAGGAGAACAATTCAAGAATCCCTATTCCTTATGTTCTTCCTCCGGGAGTAATCAGGGAGCAGCTGAATAACAACAACACCATCATCAGGCAGAATGAACAGTCTTTATCTTTCTTGATTGAAAATCTTGAACCTGAAGATTCCCGGGGGGTATTTAAAAATGTGAACATAGATGTAAGACAGTACGAGCGATTAAAAATGTTCATGCATGCTGAGAAGCTTCTAAATTCAGACTATCTCGATGACGATGTTCCTTTAGTAGGTTTCTTGCGGATCGGAACCGACTTTTCAGAAAATTACTATCAAATTGAAGTGCCATTACAATTTACTTCTTTTGGTGCCAGTGCGGCAGAGGATATCTGGCCGGCAGTGAATGAATTAGACATTGCCCTGGATGATCTCAAAAGGGTTAAATCCCAGGGGATCTCAGATCAGACACTTAGTGATGTCACTTATTATGAAATTGTGAATGGGGAGATCACTATTGTTCCCGAATTTGCCCCCAGGACACTTGGGCAAATCAGGATAGGAATCAGGGGAAATCCTTCTTTGGGAAGTATCCGGAGCATGATGGTTGGGGTAAAGAACATTGACAATACTCCTGCCAGAGGAGAAGTCTGGTTTAACGAATTGAGATTGGCTGGGCTCGATAACCAGGGCGGATGGGCAGCAATTGCAGCTTTTGATGGGAACATGGCCGATTTTGCCAATGTTTCTGCAACCGGAAGTAAAAGCACATCAGGCTTTGGCGCCATTGATCAGATGCCCAATGAAAGGGCTCGGGAAGATGCAATATCGTATGACGTGGTGACAAATGTAGAACTGGGGCAATTGCTCCCGCAAAAGTGGAATTTGCAGATCCCATTCAACTATGGAATATCCGAACAATTGATCACCCCGGAATTTGACCCTGTCTACGACGACCTGAAGCTCGAAGACCGAATCGCAACTGCAGGCACAGCCCAGGAGGCTGACGAGATCCGGGAGCAGGCAGAGGATTACACCAAAAGGACGAGCATAAACTTTATCGGCGTTCGAAAAAACAGAGGAGAAGACGCAGATGCGAATTTCTATGATGTGGAAAATTTCACCTTCAATTATTCCTATAACGAAACGGAACATCGGGATTTTGAAGTAGCCAGTTTGAGGGATCAGAATGTGAGAGCGGGGTTTGTTTACAATCACAACTTTAAACCGGTATCAGTTGCTCCGTTTGCAAAAAAAGACTCGCTGTTTACAGGCGACTACTGGAAGTGGCTGAAGGATCTGAATTTCAATCTACTGCCTACGAGTATTTCACTTCAATCGGACATTAATCGACAATTTAACCAGCAGCGCTTCCGCGATGTTCTGGAGCCTGGCGTTGAGCGATTGGAACTTCCTCTGCTGCAACAGCGAAACTATCTTTTCAATTGGCAATACGCCCTTAATTACAGTATTACTAAGTCGCTCCGACTCAATCTGACATCCTCAAACAACAACATCGTAAGAAATTATTTTGAAGAAGAAGGAAACCCCAATTCTCTGATCAATCAGGAATTAAATGTCTGGGACGGATTTTTTGATATCGGTGAACCCAATCGCCATGCCCAGCAGATGCAGTTGAATTATGAGTTGCCGCTGAACAAGATCCCTGTACTCGATTTTATCAATGCGCAATACACTTATACCAGTAATTTCGACTGGCAACGCGGGGGTGATGCCATCAGGGAGGTAACCGGGGAGGATATCAACACCATCCAAAATGCGAATACTCACAATCTTACGGCTACTTTCAATATGCAGCGTTTTTACGATCAGGTAGGGCTGAAAAAAGTGACAGGTAAAGGTACAGTGAGCCCGGTGAGAAGGGATAAGGCAGGTAATTTACCTACAGGAGCCGAAGCCAATGCCCCTAAAAAAACATCCGGTCTTTGGAATACGGCCGTAGACATCATCACCATGGTGAAGCGCCTCAATGTAAATTACAACGAGAATAATGGTCAGGTTTTACCTGGATATACACAGTCCATAGGTTTTATCGGGACAACAAGGCCCACCCTTGGCTTTGTGTTTGGGAGCCAGGCAGATGTTCGTTTTGAGGCGGCTAGAAATGGATGGCTAACCGTTTTTCCCGAATTCAATCAGCAATTTATAAAGAGGACAAACAAACAACTCAATTTAACTGCTACAGCGCAACCTGTTCAGGATCTTACTATTGACTTGGTTGCCGATCGTCAGTTTTCGAGCAGCTTGCAGGAAAATTTTAAAGTTGAGGATGGAGAGTATATTGTTCAGACGCCAAATACTTTTGGCAATTTCAGTATCTCTACAATGATGTTGGGGACTTTCTTTTCCAAAAGTGATGAGTTTACCTCTGATAATTTTGAGACGTTTAAGGAGAATCGTATTGTTATCGCAAATCGAATCCTATCAGATCGGGGAGGGGCAGACGAAGGTGTTGACGGAAATGGTTTTCCAATCCGGTACGGAAATACGAGCCAGGACGTATTGCTTCCTGCCTTCTTTGCGGCTTATACAGGTCAGGATGTAAATAGGGTGAATCTGGATGCTTTCAGAGACATCCCCATTCCCAACTGGAATATAAAATACACCGGCTTGATGCGGAACAAGTGGTTTAAGAAAAAGTTCAAAAGATTTTCTCTCAGTCACGGATACCGGGCAGCCTACAGCATCAATAATTTCCAGACCAATTTGGAGCGTCAGAACGGACAGATTGATCCGGAGAACCAGGACTTACTTCCTGAGAATATTATCAACAACGTAGTTCTGACAGACCAGTTCAATCCTTTGATGCGGGTAGATTTTGAAATGAAGAATTCGATGAGTGTGGTGGCTGAGGTAAGGGCCGATCGTACCTTGTCCCTGAGTTTTGACAATAATCTGCTTACAGAGATCAACGGGAAGGAATATACCATAGGTTTGGGATACCGCTTTAAGGATGTCACCTTTGTCACTAACATTGGGGGCGAAAAACAAAGGCTAAAGGGCGATCTTAACCTGAAGGCGGATGTGAGCCTGAGAGATAATATCACGATTATCCGAAACCTGGATCTGGACAACAATCAGATTACCTCGGGACAAAATCTTTTGTCGGTTAAGTTCACGGCAGATTATGCGCTGAGTAAGAGTTTGAATGCGCTTTTCTTCTACGATCATTCTTTCTCGCAATTTGCAGTCTCAACTGCCTTTCCTCAGACCACCATAAATACAGGGTTTACCCTGCGATATAATTTTGGCAATTAA
- a CDS encoding energy transducer TonB — MEPKKNPKADLRKNSALYFVLGLFVVMLLVFIAFEWKTYDKVADYDISLNVEDALDEEVPMTEQIKTPPPPPPPAAPEVIEVVEDEEEVEETVIESTETSQEEEIIEVEDVEVEEDDIDVDVPFAVIEDVPVFPGCEGASDKRACFNEMMQKHIIKNFRYPEIAQEMGVQGRVSVMFTIQKDGSIGNIRYRGPDKNLEAEALRIIQKLPKMTPGKQRGRAVRVPFSIPIVFKLQ, encoded by the coding sequence ATGGAACCTAAAAAGAATCCTAAAGCCGATTTAAGAAAGAATAGTGCACTCTATTTTGTTCTTGGGTTATTTGTTGTAATGCTGTTGGTATTTATCGCCTTTGAGTGGAAAACTTATGATAAGGTTGCAGACTATGACATCTCCCTTAATGTAGAGGATGCTTTGGATGAAGAAGTTCCAATGACGGAACAGATTAAAACACCTCCGCCACCACCACCACCAGCCGCTCCAGAGGTCATCGAAGTGGTAGAAGACGAAGAAGAGGTAGAGGAAACTGTAATTGAGTCAACAGAGACCAGTCAGGAAGAAGAGATTATCGAAGTGGAAGATGTAGAAGTAGAGGAGGATGATATTGACGTGGATGTTCCTTTTGCAGTAATTGAAGATGTACCTGTTTTCCCAGGTTGTGAGGGAGCAAGTGATAAAAGAGCTTGTTTTAATGAAATGATGCAAAAGCACATCATTAAGAATTTCCGTTATCCCGAAATCGCACAGGAAATGGGAGTGCAGGGAAGAGTAAGCGTAATGTTTACCATACAGAAAGACGGAAGCATCGGAAATATCCGTTACCGAGGTCCGGATAAAAATCTTGAAGCTGAAGCCTTGAGAATTATCCAGAAGTTGCCCAAAATGACTCCGGGTAAACAAAGGGGAAGAGCCGTACGGGTTCCTTTCAGTATTCCGATTGTATTCAAATTGCAATAA
- a CDS encoding VanZ family protein has translation MLKRYVAGTGFIGWMIGITILSLVSFEDDTSLDLEIPYLDKIVHFTFYFIAAVLGIFFYRTLKQRTIANFKKTLIFLGGLIVYGIIIEVLQSTFTTYRSGEITDVLANSAGALLGTLLMRAIFSGKTESKWEN, from the coding sequence GTGCTTAAACGCTATGTCGCCGGGACTGGTTTTATTGGATGGATGATTGGGATCACAATCCTGAGTCTGGTTTCTTTTGAAGATGACACATCCCTGGATCTTGAGATTCCCTATCTAGATAAAATCGTTCATTTCACCTTTTATTTTATCGCAGCTGTTTTGGGCATATTCTTTTACAGGACCTTGAAGCAGCGTACAATAGCCAACTTTAAGAAAACTCTGATTTTCTTAGGCGGACTAATAGTGTATGGTATAATAATTGAGGTATTACAGAGTACCTTTACGACTTACAGAAGTGGGGAAATCACAGATGTTCTGGCAAATTCAGCCGGCGCACTATTGGGGACTTTGCTGATGAGGGCGATATTTTCTGGTAAAACCGAATCAAAATGGGAAAATTAA
- a CDS encoding cytochrome c oxidase subunit 3, with protein sequence MDLTQGTQKEKNARAKKMMLWFGIVSLLMGFAGWTSAFIVSSAREDWLNDFQLPTAFFYSTAVIILSSLTYIKAKQLVRSNAQKAASNWLFGTLLLGVIFIILQFSGFNEIIAQGYYFTGPTSNITMSYIFLIATVHILHVIAGMISLIVVLVRQRQGKYSSDDMLGIELGATFWHFLDLLWVYLMLFFFFF encoded by the coding sequence ATGGATTTAACACAGGGGACTCAAAAGGAGAAAAATGCCAGGGCAAAAAAGATGATGCTGTGGTTTGGGATCGTTAGTCTGCTGATGGGCTTTGCAGGGTGGACCAGTGCCTTTATTGTGAGTAGTGCCAGGGAAGACTGGCTAAACGACTTCCAGTTGCCCACTGCCTTTTTCTACAGTACGGCGGTTATTATTCTGAGTAGTCTAACCTATATCAAAGCTAAACAGCTGGTTAGAAGTAATGCTCAGAAAGCGGCATCTAATTGGTTGTTCGGAACTCTGCTATTAGGGGTCATTTTTATTATTCTGCAATTTTCAGGTTTTAATGAAATAATTGCTCAGGGGTATTATTTTACAGGCCCTACGAGCAACATTACCATGTCTTATATCTTCTTAATTGCAACAGTGCACATTCTGCACGTCATCGCAGGTATGATTTCTTTAATTGTGGTTTTGGTAAGACAACGTCAAGGCAAATACAGTTCAGATGATATGCTCGGAATTGAACTGGGAGCTACATTTTGGCATTTTCTGGATCTTTTATGGGTCTATTTAATGCTGTTTTTCTTTTTCTTTTAA